The following DNA comes from Bacillota bacterium.
TTCGCTGATATACCCGCCGACGGCCGCCGACGCGCCGCTGACCAGCACGTCCCCCGGCCTGAACCGGGCGTTAGTGGTGACGGCGTGCGGGATGGCGGAGTGGGGGCCCACCTGCCCTCTGTAACCGGCGTGCGCCCCGGTGAACCACGCGGACAGCGACCGGTAGGAGGGCCCCAGCGCCCGGATCATGGCCGCCGTCGCCTCGGCGGACGCCCGGAGGCTGACCTCCGTCTCCGTCAGGCCCGGGCGAGTGTACTCCTGCAGCAACGAGTGGGCGAGGTTCGCCCACCGGGCGCTTTCCCGGATCAGTTCGACTTCTTCGCCGGACTTGACCCGCATCGGGCGTTCGACGAGCTCGCGGGCGGCCGTGACTTGCGCCTCGGGCAAGAGTTCGCTCAGCTTCGGGCCGGCGTAGCCGTACCCGCCGCCGAAGCCGTCGGAGTCGACGGCGAGGCGCGCCGAACCCAGCCCCATCTCCCGGACCCGATCGGCGAAATGCTCCATTGGATGGCGCTGGCCGGGGTACTCCGGGTACGACTCGACGCGGCCGGCCGCGGCCATCATGGCCGCGTGCTCCTGCTCGAGCCGGGGCACCAGCAGCAGGGTGGCCGGGCCGCCCTGCGAGCTGGCGCCCCCGCTCCCCGGCGGCGCCAGGATGAGCCCGATGGGGCGCTCGGTGGGAATGAAGGCAAAGCCGGTCAGGTAAAAGATGTGCGCCGGGCCAAACAGGCACATTCCCCCGTAGCCATGGTCCCGCAACGCGGAGGCAAGGCGGCTCTGCCGGAGCATCA
Coding sequences within:
- a CDS encoding Xaa-Pro peptidase family protein yields the protein MRLQISRNELMLRQSRLASALRDHGYGGMCLFGPAHIFYLTGFAFIPTERPIGLILAPPGSGGASSQGGPATLLLVPRLEQEHAAMMAAAGRVESYPEYPGQRHPMEHFADRVREMGLGSARLAVDSDGFGGGYGYAGPKLSELLPEAQVTAARELVERPMRVKSGEEVELIRESARWANLAHSLLQEYTRPGLTETEVSLRASAEATAAMIRALGPSYRSLSAWFTGAHAGYRGQVGPHSAIPHAVTTNARFRPGDVLVSGASAAVGGYISELERTMVIAPVSEEARRFFQHMLALQETAFEAIRPGRRCSDVDAAVRAYFEKHDLMRYWRHHTGHGLGIGIHEAPFFDVGDQAVIEPGMVFSVEPGIYVPGLGGFRHSDTILVTGDGIEILTYYPRDLASLTIG